Proteins encoded in a region of the Nocardia asteroides genome:
- a CDS encoding VOC family protein, which translates to MSNGADLALTHIGVLVGDQDKALEFYRDVIGLEVRADMPFAGGRWVTVGPAKQPGIEFILETPEMVPDEAAGAAARARLANGAQGTLIFTTDAVDATFARLRDAGVEVTQEPISQPYGVRDCGFRDPWGNHLRFSELPD; encoded by the coding sequence GTGAGCAACGGCGCGGACCTCGCCCTCACCCACATCGGCGTGCTGGTCGGTGACCAGGACAAGGCCCTGGAGTTCTACCGCGACGTCATCGGACTCGAGGTGCGCGCGGACATGCCGTTCGCCGGTGGGCGCTGGGTGACCGTCGGCCCCGCGAAGCAGCCGGGTATCGAGTTCATTCTCGAGACCCCGGAGATGGTGCCGGACGAGGCCGCCGGTGCGGCGGCGCGGGCTCGGCTGGCCAACGGCGCGCAGGGCACGCTGATCTTCACCACCGACGCCGTGGACGCGACCTTCGCCCGGCTGCGCGACGCCGGGGTCGAGGTGACGCAGGAGCCGATCTCGCAGCCGTACGGGGTGCGCGACTGCGGATTCCGCGACCCGTGGGGCAACCA
- a CDS encoding ATP/GTP-binding protein, producing the protein MPSSVKIVISGGFGVGKTTFIGAISEIEPLVTEAAMTEMAVGVDDPGHRADKTHTTVALDFGRITLDSSLILYLFGTPGQDRFVFLWDDLVDGALGAVIVVDTSRVDDCYPVLDYFEERGTPFVVAVNRFDGSAHFDLGEVREALELENWIPVLECDARSRDSVKEVLVSLLEQVLLHRPDQLTA; encoded by the coding sequence ATGCCGTCCTCGGTGAAAATCGTGATCAGCGGCGGGTTCGGCGTCGGGAAGACGACGTTCATCGGAGCCATCTCCGAAATCGAGCCGCTGGTGACCGAGGCGGCGATGACCGAAATGGCCGTCGGCGTGGACGACCCAGGACACCGTGCGGACAAGACGCATACCACGGTCGCCCTCGACTTCGGCCGCATCACTCTGGACAGTTCGCTGATCCTGTACCTGTTCGGCACGCCGGGCCAGGACCGCTTCGTCTTCCTGTGGGACGACCTGGTCGACGGTGCGCTCGGTGCGGTGATCGTGGTGGACACCAGCCGCGTCGACGACTGTTACCCGGTGCTGGACTATTTCGAGGAGCGCGGCACGCCCTTCGTCGTGGCGGTCAACCGCTTCGACGGCAGCGCCCACTTCGACCTCGGCGAGGTTCGCGAAGCGCTGGAGCTGGAGAACTGGATTCCGGTTCTCGAGTGCGATGCCAGGTCTCGCGATTCGGTCAAAGAGGTGTTGGTTTCGCTGCTGGAGCAGGTACTGCTGCACCGCCCGGATCAGCTCACCGCGTGA
- a CDS encoding DUF742 domain-containing protein, which translates to MRRESTADERFVRPFVVTAGRTTPLLEGLRIETLVRAEPAALSAPLRFEQHTLVRLCQQPHSIAEIGTALRVPIGVAKVVVSDLAAAGHVTVRAADQLTAAAIERIRDLVRAL; encoded by the coding sequence ATGAGACGGGAATCCACCGCCGACGAGCGATTCGTGCGTCCCTTCGTGGTCACCGCCGGACGCACCACGCCACTGCTGGAGGGGCTGCGCATCGAGACGTTGGTGCGGGCCGAGCCCGCCGCGCTGTCCGCTCCGCTGCGCTTCGAGCAGCACACCCTGGTCCGGCTGTGCCAGCAGCCGCACTCCATCGCCGAAATCGGCACCGCGCTGCGGGTTCCGATCGGGGTGGCCAAGGTCGTCGTCAGTGACCTGGCCGCCGCCGGACACGTGACCGTACGCGCCGCCGACCAGCTCACCGCCGCTGCCATCGAGAGGATCAGGGACCTTGTCCGGGCACTCTGA
- a CDS encoding roadblock/LC7 domain-containing protein, producing MLANFVRETDGVREAVAVSSDGLLIAMSDGLDRISADRLAAMVSGLVGLARSASRSYAFDGLKLIMIEMKRGFLLVSALGDGSCLGVIADSGCDVGLVGYEMAVLAERAGALLDPALIAELRETLRR from the coding sequence ATGCTGGCCAACTTCGTCCGGGAGACCGACGGTGTACGCGAGGCGGTCGCGGTCTCCTCGGACGGCCTGCTCATCGCCATGTCCGACGGCCTGGACCGCATCTCCGCCGACCGGCTCGCCGCCATGGTGTCCGGGCTGGTCGGGCTCGCCCGAAGCGCCTCGCGCAGTTACGCCTTCGACGGGCTGAAGCTGATCATGATCGAGATGAAGCGCGGCTTCCTGCTCGTCTCCGCCCTGGGCGACGGCAGCTGCCTCGGCGTGATCGCCGACAGCGGTTGTGACGTCGGTCTGGTGGGGTACGAGATGGCGGTGCTCGCCGAGCGCGCCGGCGCGCTGCTGGATCCAGCGCTCATCGCCGAACTCCGCGAGACGCTGCGGCGATGA
- a CDS encoding nitrate- and nitrite sensing domain-containing protein — translation MPLISVSSPCSGHGGRSEEQRVVRSRRRPELSGGTRLSTPGRWQGAGSGIVRPRTIRGQLARILVVPLVLVLTLLGAMVAREVDAYRGSRDTAAAVSLALAVQKLVHETQRERGLTNGLLGGDGRLLQPVADQRGAVDRALRELRRAMTDNPPGAEPVRAAARPLTDLDATRARIDERRTARHAAFQYYTDAIDALNHLSLGLDQAADPAVRHGLQALYALGEAKEQTARERGFLNGVFAAGAFGPGEYVQFLDIRAAKLAALAAFARYATAVQQARLDAVLDSDSAVRTAESENIAIASSAGPLVRPVDPITWWAGMTGVIDEQRTVQQAVGADIGSRAEVLRRNAASILGAFVLAALAAIAVEVALVVSAVRAIVRPLAMLAADADDVSSRRLPDVIAAWRTGHDTRPPDPPAPVRTPAGASVEIAALAGALDRVQSTAFDLASEQALVRRNTTESMVSLARRSQNLVRRQLGLISEFEREELDPKALSNLFELDHLATRMRRNAESLLVLVGEASPRRWAEPIPLSDVIRAGLSEVDDYRRVVLRRMDEVLVTGAAASELAHMLAELIENGLAFSPPDLEVEIYGRAGPNGYLLAVVDHGVGMPAEHLAQANARLRSEQDFVVAPTRHLGHYVVGRLAERLGIEVDLSASPVSGIVARLTLPSAMLETGQVQRDDPSEPAPRVAALPIGSSSPRPRPSVAEATVARAPARSRTNAGSSAQTQLVAPRTEPAAAPCVAAFDSSSPAAGSESVLRHTKNGLVKRNKRARAAATGPRPGTVPRSEPAPVVERSPEEIRGMLSAFRSGYQRGAPGRHAATPHDDVIRAADTAHEFQPAATMAEEIR, via the coding sequence TTGCCCCTGATTTCCGTGTCCTCGCCGTGCAGCGGTCACGGCGGCCGATCGGAGGAGCAGAGGGTGGTGCGGTCACGCCGACGACCGGAATTATCCGGGGGCACAAGGTTATCCACGCCCGGCCGATGGCAGGGGGCGGGCAGCGGAATCGTCCGCCCCCGCACCATTCGCGGACAGTTGGCTCGAATCCTCGTCGTCCCTTTGGTACTGGTGCTCACGCTGCTGGGCGCGATGGTCGCGCGGGAGGTCGACGCGTACCGCGGGAGCCGGGACACGGCGGCTGCGGTATCGCTGGCGCTGGCGGTGCAGAAACTGGTGCACGAGACGCAGCGCGAGCGCGGCCTGACCAACGGACTGCTCGGCGGCGACGGGCGATTGCTCCAGCCCGTCGCCGACCAGCGCGGCGCGGTCGACCGTGCGCTGCGCGAGCTGCGGCGTGCGATGACGGACAACCCGCCCGGCGCGGAACCGGTGCGCGCGGCCGCCCGGCCGCTGACCGACCTGGACGCGACCCGCGCCCGGATCGATGAGCGGCGAACGGCCCGGCACGCGGCCTTCCAGTACTACACCGACGCCATCGACGCGCTGAACCACTTGTCCCTCGGTCTGGACCAGGCCGCCGATCCGGCGGTCCGGCACGGTCTGCAAGCGTTGTACGCGCTGGGCGAAGCCAAGGAGCAGACGGCGCGGGAACGCGGCTTCCTGAACGGCGTCTTCGCCGCCGGCGCTTTCGGGCCGGGTGAGTACGTGCAGTTCCTCGACATCCGGGCGGCCAAGCTGGCTGCTCTGGCCGCGTTCGCCCGCTATGCCACCGCGGTTCAGCAGGCGCGGTTGGACGCCGTGCTGGACAGCGACAGCGCGGTCCGGACCGCGGAGTCGGAGAACATCGCGATCGCCTCGAGCGCCGGACCGCTGGTGCGTCCGGTCGACCCGATCACCTGGTGGGCCGGGATGACCGGGGTCATCGATGAGCAGCGCACCGTGCAGCAGGCGGTCGGCGCCGACATCGGCTCGCGCGCGGAGGTGTTGCGCCGCAACGCCGCCTCGATCCTGGGCGCGTTCGTGCTCGCCGCGCTGGCGGCGATCGCGGTGGAAGTGGCGCTGGTCGTCTCCGCGGTGCGCGCCATCGTCCGGCCTTTGGCCATGCTGGCCGCGGACGCCGACGACGTATCGAGCCGGCGGCTGCCCGACGTGATCGCGGCCTGGCGCACCGGCCACGACACCCGCCCGCCGGACCCACCCGCACCGGTGCGGACACCGGCGGGTGCGAGCGTCGAGATCGCCGCCTTGGCAGGAGCTTTGGATCGGGTGCAGTCCACCGCCTTCGACCTCGCGTCGGAGCAGGCGCTGGTGCGCCGCAACACCACGGAGTCGATGGTCAGCCTGGCCCGCCGCAGCCAGAATCTCGTGCGCCGCCAGCTCGGTCTGATCAGCGAATTCGAGCGGGAGGAGCTCGATCCCAAGGCGCTGTCGAACCTGTTCGAACTCGACCATCTCGCCACCCGAATGCGCCGCAACGCCGAGAGTCTGCTCGTGCTGGTCGGCGAGGCCAGCCCGCGCCGCTGGGCCGAACCCATCCCGCTCAGCGACGTCATCCGCGCGGGCCTGTCCGAGGTGGACGACTACCGCAGAGTGGTGCTGCGCCGGATGGACGAGGTGCTCGTCACGGGCGCGGCGGCCAGCGAGCTGGCACACATGCTCGCGGAGCTGATCGAGAACGGACTCGCCTTTTCCCCACCGGATCTCGAGGTCGAGATCTACGGGCGCGCCGGGCCGAACGGATATCTGCTCGCGGTGGTCGACCACGGCGTCGGCATGCCCGCCGAGCACTTGGCACAGGCCAACGCACGACTGCGCAGCGAACAGGATTTCGTGGTCGCGCCGACCCGCCATCTGGGCCACTACGTCGTCGGCAGGCTCGCCGAGCGGCTCGGCATCGAGGTCGACCTGAGCGCCTCGCCGGTGAGCGGCATCGTCGCGCGTCTGACGCTGCCGTCGGCCATGCTCGAAACCGGACAGGTACAGCGCGACGACCCGAGCGAGCCCGCGCCACGCGTCGCTGCGCTCCCGATCGGTTCGAGTTCGCCGAGACCGCGTCCGTCCGTTGCCGAAGCGACCGTGGCTCGCGCACCGGCTCGATCCAGGACGAACGCCGGGTCGTCGGCGCAGACCCAGCTCGTCGCACCGCGAACGGAACCGGCGGCTGCGCCGTGCGTCGCGGCCTTCGACTCGAGCAGCCCGGCAGCGGGTTCCGAATCCGTGCTGCGGCACACCAAGAACGGCTTGGTCAAACGCAACAAAAGGGCCCGCGCGGCCGCTACCGGTCCACGGCCCGGCACGGTGCCGCGATCGGAGCCCGCACCCGTGGTCGAGCGCTCACCCGAGGAGATCCGCGGCATGCTGTCCGCCTTCCGATCGGGCTATCAGCGTGGCGCGCCCGGAAGGCACGCCGCCACCCCGCACGACGACGTCATCCGCGCCGCCGATACGGCGCACGAATTCCAGCCCGCCGCCACCATGGCAGAGGAGATCCGGTGA
- a CDS encoding DUF3558 domain-containing protein — translation MAIALAFGSAACGDESGGSPATTTTQAAGTATQLFDPCTGIPDTALTSAGLDPASKQVGVGGAKQPGWEICGWKGADFTLGVFSNSASVAEFERKPGNVDFQEVTIAGRPGRQFRVDDAARDQMCDVLFPARQGLLQLTLVNKSADQNPCDRLASIGEAIVPALPR, via the coding sequence TTGGCAATAGCACTCGCGTTCGGATCTGCCGCCTGCGGCGACGAGTCCGGCGGGTCACCGGCGACGACCACCACGCAGGCCGCTGGCACGGCCACCCAGTTGTTCGATCCCTGCACGGGCATCCCCGACACCGCGCTGACGAGCGCCGGACTCGATCCGGCGAGCAAGCAGGTCGGCGTCGGCGGGGCGAAGCAGCCCGGCTGGGAGATCTGCGGATGGAAGGGCGCGGACTTCACCCTCGGGGTGTTCTCCAACAGCGCGTCCGTGGCCGAGTTCGAGCGGAAACCGGGCAATGTCGACTTCCAGGAAGTCACCATCGCCGGACGACCCGGACGCCAGTTCCGAGTCGACGACGCCGCCAGAGACCAGATGTGCGATGTGCTGTTCCCCGCTCGCCAGGGATTGCTGCAACTGACACTGGTCAACAAGTCCGCGGACCAGAATCCCTGCGATCGCCTGGCGAGCATCGGCGAAGCGATCGTCCCCGCACTGCCGAGGTAG
- a CDS encoding alpha/beta hydrolase, with protein sequence MRHPARPILNALTYLPERMVLQTPALLGMGYTELSMPTSDGETVHGWWMPARHSAGHILFAHGNAGNIGDRVPIFALLTEAGFDVLAFDYRGYGRSTGKPTEHGTYLDAHAARRALLAQPGVDPSRVLYLGKSLGGGVVLELAQHHPPAGVMLMSTFSGLRDAARSVYPFLPAPLVPNAYPNERRIRSLRAPVLIMHGDQDELLPLRHAQRLYAAAPQPKRLVVFPGAGHNDLILVGGSMWYDLVRDWAGALVRS encoded by the coding sequence ATGCGACATCCGGCTCGTCCGATCCTGAACGCGCTGACCTACCTGCCGGAACGGATGGTGCTGCAGACCCCGGCGCTGCTCGGCATGGGCTACACCGAGCTGTCCATGCCGACTTCGGACGGGGAAACCGTGCACGGCTGGTGGATGCCCGCCCGGCATTCGGCCGGACACATCCTGTTCGCGCACGGCAACGCGGGCAACATCGGTGACCGGGTGCCGATCTTCGCCTTGCTCACCGAGGCCGGGTTCGACGTGCTGGCCTTCGACTACCGCGGGTACGGACGCAGCACCGGGAAACCGACCGAGCACGGCACCTACCTGGACGCACATGCCGCGCGCCGGGCGCTGCTGGCGCAACCGGGCGTCGATCCGAGCCGCGTGCTGTATCTGGGCAAGTCCCTCGGGGGTGGCGTCGTGCTCGAGCTGGCGCAGCACCATCCGCCGGCCGGGGTGATGCTGATGTCCACCTTCAGCGGTCTTCGCGACGCGGCTCGCTCGGTGTATCCCTTCCTGCCGGCACCGCTGGTCCCGAACGCCTATCCGAACGAACGCCGTATTCGCTCGCTGCGCGCTCCGGTCCTGATCATGCACGGCGACCAGGACGAATTGCTGCCGCTGCGGCACGCGCAACGGCTCTACGCCGCGGCGCCGCAGCCGAAGAGGCTGGTCGTCTTTCCCGGCGCGGGGCACAACGACCTGATCCTCGTCGGCGGTTCGATGTGGTACGACCTCGTGCGCGATTGGGCGGGCGCGCTCGTGCGGTCGTGA
- the pheT gene encoding phenylalanine--tRNA ligase subunit beta, with the protein MRVAQSWLTDIIQRTTPEWSVTPEELDAGFVRVGLEVEEVDKLQRVAGPEGGEAPLVVGRVAEITELTEFKKPIRFCKVDIGKPELQEIICGASNFEVGDLVVVVLPGGVLPGGFQITSRKTYGHVSNGMICSVAELGIGKDHSGILVLEPGTAEPGTDANALLGLDDTVIELNITPDRGYCFSVRGLARELACGFDLEYADPAVRTLPDHEQQAWSIQVEPDSRCTRFAARRVTGADPKAVSPWWLQRRLLLSGVRPISPAVDVTNYVMLELGQPLHAFDADKLSGGLVVRTANQGEKLRTLDDVERALDAEDVVIADDSGVISLAGVMGGASTEVGAESTDILLEAATWNPLLIYRTARRHKLVSEAGKRYERVVDPEINVAALDRAATLLAEIAGGTVEPVLTDVRVPVAAREPIRIDIDLADRVAGVIYPTGTSARRLAQIGCVVEVGVSDSGHGQLVVTPPSWRPDLAQPADLVEEVLRLEGLEQIPSVLPAAPAGRGLTPAQRRRRAVSRALAFAGAVEVPPPAFLPAGVFDIWGLDADDPRRATTKVLNPLDVERSELATTLLPGLFEVAARNISRGARDLAIYGIAQVVLPGAKTKAVEPLPVDRRPTDDEIAELVESLPEQPVHVAAVLTGRREPRGPWGPGRPVEAADAFALADAVGDAAGVTIERRPAAHLPWHPGRCAELVVDGTVVGHAGELHPAVLERSGLPPRTCAVELDLDALPLRETRPVPTVSPFPAVLQDVSVSVEKSIPAASVQAALRTGGGELLEDIALFDVYEGAQAGEGRKSLTYALRFRAPDRTLTEDEASAARDAAVAAAAQAVGAVLRG; encoded by the coding sequence GTGCGAGTAGCGCAGTCCTGGCTGACCGACATCATCCAGCGCACCACCCCGGAGTGGTCGGTGACGCCGGAGGAGCTCGACGCGGGATTCGTCCGGGTCGGGCTCGAAGTCGAAGAGGTCGACAAGCTCCAGCGGGTCGCGGGCCCGGAGGGCGGCGAGGCGCCGCTGGTGGTCGGCCGGGTCGCCGAGATCACCGAGCTGACCGAGTTCAAAAAGCCGATCCGCTTCTGCAAGGTGGACATCGGCAAGCCCGAACTGCAGGAGATCATCTGCGGCGCGAGTAATTTCGAGGTCGGTGACCTCGTGGTCGTGGTGCTGCCCGGCGGCGTACTGCCCGGCGGATTCCAGATCACCTCGCGCAAGACCTACGGCCACGTCTCCAACGGGATGATCTGCTCGGTCGCCGAACTCGGCATCGGCAAAGACCATTCCGGCATATTGGTGCTGGAACCGGGCACCGCCGAGCCGGGCACCGACGCCAACGCACTGCTCGGTCTGGACGACACCGTCATCGAGCTGAACATCACCCCCGACCGCGGTTACTGCTTCTCGGTGCGCGGCTTGGCGCGCGAACTGGCGTGCGGTTTCGATCTCGAGTACGCCGACCCGGCGGTGCGGACCCTGCCCGACCACGAGCAGCAAGCCTGGTCGATCCAGGTCGAGCCGGACTCCCGGTGCACCCGTTTCGCGGCGCGCCGGGTCACCGGCGCCGACCCGAAGGCGGTCAGCCCCTGGTGGTTGCAGCGCAGGCTGTTGCTGTCGGGCGTGCGCCCGATCTCACCCGCGGTGGACGTCACCAACTACGTCATGCTGGAACTCGGGCAGCCGCTACACGCTTTCGACGCGGACAAGTTGTCCGGCGGGTTGGTGGTCCGCACCGCGAACCAGGGCGAGAAGTTGCGGACCTTGGACGACGTGGAGCGGGCGCTCGACGCCGAGGACGTGGTGATCGCCGACGATTCCGGCGTCATCTCGCTTGCCGGTGTGATGGGCGGGGCGAGCACCGAGGTCGGTGCGGAGAGCACCGACATCCTGCTCGAAGCGGCCACCTGGAATCCGCTGCTGATCTACCGGACCGCGCGCAGGCACAAGCTGGTGTCCGAGGCCGGTAAGCGCTACGAGCGGGTCGTCGATCCGGAGATCAACGTCGCCGCGCTCGATCGGGCCGCCACCCTGCTCGCCGAAATCGCCGGTGGCACCGTCGAACCCGTGCTGACCGACGTCCGGGTGCCGGTGGCGGCTCGCGAGCCCATCCGCATCGACATCGACTTGGCCGACCGCGTCGCTGGCGTCATCTACCCCACCGGGACCTCGGCGCGCCGCCTCGCGCAGATCGGCTGCGTTGTCGAGGTCGGCGTCAGCGACAGCGGACACGGTCAGCTGGTCGTGACGCCGCCGAGCTGGCGGCCCGATCTGGCCCAGCCCGCCGACCTGGTGGAGGAGGTGCTGCGCTTGGAGGGGCTCGAGCAGATCCCCTCCGTGCTGCCCGCCGCACCGGCCGGGCGCGGGCTCACCCCGGCCCAGCGCCGCCGCCGCGCCGTTAGCCGTGCGCTGGCGTTCGCCGGCGCCGTGGAGGTTCCGCCGCCGGCGTTCCTGCCCGCCGGGGTGTTCGACATCTGGGGCCTGGATGCCGACGACCCGCGTCGCGCCACCACCAAGGTGCTGAACCCACTCGACGTGGAGCGTTCCGAATTAGCCACCACGCTGCTGCCCGGCCTGTTCGAGGTGGCCGCCCGCAACATCTCGCGGGGCGCGCGTGATCTGGCCATCTACGGCATCGCGCAAGTCGTGCTGCCCGGAGCGAAGACCAAGGCGGTCGAACCGCTGCCGGTGGACCGCCGCCCCACCGACGACGAGATCGCCGAGTTGGTCGAATCGCTGCCCGAGCAGCCGGTGCACGTGGCCGCCGTCCTGACCGGTCGCCGCGAGCCGCGCGGGCCGTGGGGGCCGGGCCGTCCGGTGGAGGCCGCCGACGCCTTCGCCCTGGCCGACGCCGTCGGCGACGCGGCGGGTGTGACGATCGAGCGCCGTCCGGCGGCTCATCTGCCCTGGCACCCCGGACGCTGCGCCGAGCTGGTGGTCGACGGAACGGTCGTCGGCCACGCGGGTGAACTGCACCCAGCCGTGCTGGAACGTTCCGGTCTGCCGCCGCGCACCTGCGCCGTCGAGCTCGACCTCGACGCGTTGCCGCTGCGGGAAACTCGGCCGGTTCCGACGGTGTCGCCGTTCCCTGCGGTGCTCCAGGACGTCTCGGTGAGCGTCGAGAAGTCGATTCCGGCCGCGTCCGTCCAAGCCGCGCTGCGCACCGGCGGTGGCGAGCTGCTGGAGGACATCGCGCTGTTCGACGTGTACGAGGGCGCTCAGGCGGGCGAGGGACGTAAGTCGCTCACCTACGCCCTGCGTTTCCGGGCCCCCGACCGGACCCTCACCGAAGACGAGGCGAGTGCGGCGCGGGACGCGGCGGTCGCGGCGGCGGCCCAGGCCGTCGGTGCGGTGCTGCGCGGCTGA
- the pheS gene encoding phenylalanine--tRNA ligase subunit alpha encodes MADDIEAVEQSAALTEEALAAAAAAAEKAFAAAADLDALAVAKTEHLGGKAPLALAQRALGSLPKTEKADAGKRVNVARARVSEAFEARRATLLAERDAAVLVAETIDVTLPARRTAVGARHPITVISEQIADVFVAMGWEVAEGPEVETEHFNFDALNFLPDHPARTMQDTFHIAPEGSRQVLRTHTSPVQVRSMLERDVPIYVVCPGRTFRTDELDATHTPVFSQVEGLAVDKGLTMAHLRGTLDAFARALFGPQTRTRMRPNYFPFTEPSAEVDVWFPDKKGGAGWVEWGGCGMVNPKVLIASGIDPEVYSGFAFGMGLERTLQFRNGIPDMRDIVEGDVRFTLPFGIRS; translated from the coding sequence GTGGCCGACGACATCGAGGCAGTCGAGCAGAGCGCAGCGCTGACCGAGGAGGCACTGGCCGCGGCCGCGGCGGCCGCCGAGAAGGCGTTCGCCGCTGCCGCCGACCTGGATGCGCTCGCGGTCGCGAAAACCGAGCACCTCGGCGGCAAGGCGCCGCTGGCCCTGGCGCAGCGTGCGTTGGGCAGCCTGCCCAAGACGGAGAAGGCCGACGCGGGCAAACGGGTCAACGTCGCCAGGGCCAGGGTGTCGGAGGCGTTCGAGGCCCGCCGCGCCACGTTGCTGGCCGAGCGCGATGCCGCCGTACTGGTCGCCGAGACCATCGACGTGACGCTGCCCGCCCGCCGCACGGCCGTCGGCGCCCGGCACCCGATCACGGTCATCTCCGAGCAGATCGCCGACGTGTTCGTCGCGATGGGCTGGGAGGTCGCCGAAGGCCCCGAGGTGGAGACCGAGCACTTCAACTTCGACGCGCTGAACTTCCTGCCCGACCATCCCGCCCGCACCATGCAGGACACCTTCCACATCGCGCCGGAGGGCTCGCGTCAGGTGCTGCGCACGCACACCTCTCCGGTGCAGGTGCGCTCGATGCTGGAGCGGGACGTGCCGATCTATGTGGTCTGCCCGGGCCGCACCTTCCGCACCGACGAGCTGGACGCCACGCACACCCCGGTGTTCTCACAGGTCGAGGGCTTGGCGGTGGACAAGGGCCTGACCATGGCGCATCTGCGCGGCACGCTGGACGCGTTCGCGAGGGCATTGTTCGGGCCGCAGACCCGCACCCGCATGCGCCCCAACTACTTTCCGTTCACCGAGCCCTCCGCCGAGGTCGACGTGTGGTTCCCCGACAAGAAGGGCGGCGCGGGATGGGTCGAATGGGGCGGCTGCGGCATGGTGAACCCGAAGGTGCTGATCGCCAGCGGGATCGATCCCGAGGTGTACAGCGGGTTCGCGTTCGGCATGGGCCTGGAGCGGACGCTGCAGTTCCGCAACGGCATCCCGGACATGCGCGACATCGTCGAAGGCGACGTGCGTTTCACGCTGCCCTTCGGCATCCGGTCCTGA
- a CDS encoding RNA methyltransferase translates to MEALSERNPRVVSAVKLQRGAQRRKAGRFLAEGANAVAAALETARVHELFYSKAAAERDHALIAEAAATGVRTTLVSDRAAQHLGETVTAPGLVAVCDLLDVPLSRILDSAPRMLAVPVEMAEPGNAGTLVRVADAVGADGVVLAGDTVDPHNGKCVRASAGSIFHVPIARHRDVGETLDAIAAAGITILATAANGEVDLDDADELFTGPVAWLFGNEAHGFDPAVARRADHRIRIPIRGRAESLNLATAAAICLYANSRVRYCV, encoded by the coding sequence GTGGAAGCGCTCAGCGAGCGCAATCCACGGGTCGTTTCCGCTGTCAAACTGCAGCGCGGCGCACAGCGTCGGAAAGCGGGACGATTCCTCGCCGAAGGCGCCAACGCCGTCGCGGCAGCGCTGGAGACCGCGCGCGTCCACGAACTGTTCTATTCGAAAGCCGCCGCCGAACGCGACCACGCGCTGATCGCGGAGGCGGCCGCGACGGGCGTGCGCACCACGCTGGTCAGCGATCGAGCGGCGCAGCATCTCGGTGAAACGGTGACGGCGCCGGGATTGGTGGCGGTCTGCGATCTGCTCGACGTGCCCCTTTCCCGAATCCTCGACTCGGCGCCGCGAATGCTGGCCGTTCCGGTCGAGATGGCCGAGCCGGGGAACGCGGGCACGCTCGTGCGGGTCGCCGATGCCGTGGGCGCCGACGGCGTGGTGCTGGCGGGCGACACCGTCGATCCGCACAACGGCAAGTGCGTGCGCGCCAGCGCGGGCAGCATCTTCCACGTGCCGATCGCACGGCACCGCGATGTCGGCGAGACGCTGGATGCGATCGCCGCGGCGGGCATCACCATCCTGGCGACCGCGGCGAACGGCGAGGTCGATCTCGACGACGCGGACGAGTTGTTCACCGGCCCGGTGGCCTGGTTGTTCGGCAACGAGGCGCACGGGTTTGACCCGGCCGTCGCACGGCGCGCCGACCACCGCATCCGCATTCCGATCCGCGGCCGCGCCGAGAGCCTGAATCTGGCGACTGCCGCCGCGATCTGCCTCTACGCGAACTCGCGCGTCCGCTACTGTGTTTGA
- the rplT gene encoding 50S ribosomal protein L20, with translation MARVKRAVNAQKKRRSILEASKGYRGQRSRLYRKAKEQQLHSLTYAYRDRRARKGDFRKLWIARINAAARINDITYNRFIQGLKAAGVEVDRKILAELAVSDAEAFAGLVAVAKAALPQDVNAPAA, from the coding sequence GTGGCACGCGTCAAAAGGGCCGTCAACGCTCAGAAGAAGCGACGTTCCATCCTCGAGGCCTCCAAGGGCTACCGCGGCCAGCGCTCGCGGCTGTACCGCAAGGCCAAGGAGCAGCAGCTGCACTCGCTCACCTACGCCTACCGGGACCGCCGGGCGCGCAAGGGTGACTTCCGCAAGCTGTGGATCGCGCGCATCAACGCCGCCGCGCGGATCAACGACATCACCTACAACCGCTTCATCCAGGGCCTGAAGGCCGCCGGTGTGGAGGTGGACCGCAAGATCCTCGCCGAGCTCGCGGTGTCGGACGCCGAGGCGTTCGCCGGGCTCGTCGCGGTCGCGAAGGCCGCCCTGCCGCAGGACGTCAACGCGCCGGCTGCCTGA
- the rpmI gene encoding 50S ribosomal protein L35, whose product MPKMKTHSGASKRFKVSGKGKLLRQQANRRHLFEHKPTRRTRRLDGVEVVAPADVRRVKKLLGI is encoded by the coding sequence ATGCCGAAGATGAAGACGCACAGCGGCGCCTCGAAGCGATTCAAGGTGTCCGGCAAAGGCAAGCTGCTTCGCCAGCAGGCGAACCGTCGCCACCTGTTCGAGCACAAGCCCACCCGCCGGACTCGTCGTCTGGACGGCGTGGAAGTAGTCGCCCCCGCCGACGTCCGTCGCGTGAAGAAGCTTCTCGGTATCTGA